One Prosthecobacter debontii DNA window includes the following coding sequences:
- a CDS encoding DUF1588 domain-containing protein, translating to MSSRLVVVVKTSLWLGFSSAWIGTTLAAEAKKTSSPIPEAVIAVLNQHCYDCHDADTTKGDINLAREEIDWHTGAAAKMWEKTFNVVAYQQMPPVNRVQLTPEEKQTLLGFLNTQLTQHTRFGGTLPRRLNRLEYRNSIRTVFQMPDFDLSPGFPRDTREQGFDTVSEALVLSPPLLEAYQQVAWQIADELFPPAKEKPPVKTWKAGIHDLVLSFSAATLHGDALRLASRSPDIMRSCTWPSKIEITSSGTYRMSVKTSAFRPKKGDKPMILEVRARDIAASDRSRATSFRLLKEIQVTQETPETVTFDVELYEGQTPLFRWVNAELDHEADAFAALLEERFQEPRFLAAWQEMLFPGKPRKRVSITPLRGRNGWDIFQRHYQDPNLNLADATLDNRYTQAALTMAKDPGTSRQLGDALTYYYHNNGPSLQLHQVTVEGPFKLVDGPQDLQRRNWREWNFGVRKKGETDEEFADRGLRLFLPRLFRRPVSDEIRHSYLDIAKQHWAAGHRFDEGMHLMLRSTLVSPRFLYRETNAGELDIYDLASRVAYFLTRDPPTSVIVHQARSGKLKDPAVYRATLESLLPRSPGSPMIRDFTEQWLDTRLLPEIMPDEVFGFSAEEVELAKAEVEHFFFTLLTENRPLRDFIDPDFITTSKRFAMENYGYKLTDEKRANPRSNYTTEQRKIERLPIERGGVRGGLLGQSAILMATANGVDTQPVLRGVWVLKNILGTPLPPVPNNVPALTPDTQGAKTPRELLAAHTKSASCRACHQQIDPIGFVLENFNPVGGWRDQWPAIKVKIDPSGVLPDGTRITGYPDLKRWIAQNITVFGQCLAEKLMIYATGRLPSYAERQELKQIVTQIEQDKGGFRDLLLALMESKTFRTR from the coding sequence ATGTCGTCTCGTTTGGTTGTCGTTGTTAAAACATCGCTCTGGTTAGGCTTCTCCTCAGCTTGGATAGGAACAACTCTGGCTGCCGAGGCAAAGAAGACATCATCCCCCATTCCTGAAGCGGTGATAGCGGTGCTGAATCAGCATTGCTATGACTGCCACGATGCGGATACCACTAAGGGAGACATCAATCTCGCACGCGAGGAGATCGACTGGCACACGGGCGCTGCCGCCAAGATGTGGGAAAAAACCTTCAACGTGGTGGCCTATCAACAAATGCCCCCGGTGAATCGTGTGCAACTCACTCCCGAAGAAAAGCAAACCCTGTTAGGTTTTCTCAACACCCAGCTCACCCAGCATACTCGCTTCGGAGGCACGCTACCGCGCCGCCTGAACCGCCTCGAGTATCGCAACTCCATCCGCACGGTGTTTCAGATGCCGGACTTTGATCTGTCACCGGGCTTCCCACGGGATACCCGCGAGCAGGGATTCGATACCGTAAGCGAGGCCCTGGTGCTTTCACCTCCGCTGCTGGAGGCCTATCAACAGGTGGCTTGGCAAATTGCCGATGAGTTGTTTCCTCCCGCGAAAGAGAAGCCCCCTGTGAAGACCTGGAAAGCGGGCATCCATGATCTAGTGCTGAGCTTTTCCGCCGCCACCCTGCATGGGGATGCTTTGCGTCTGGCATCACGCAGTCCAGACATCATGCGGAGTTGCACCTGGCCGAGTAAGATCGAGATCACATCTTCTGGCACCTATCGCATGAGCGTGAAGACCTCTGCCTTTCGTCCGAAAAAGGGTGACAAACCCATGATCCTCGAAGTGCGTGCCCGAGATATCGCCGCCAGTGACCGCTCCCGTGCCACAAGCTTTCGCCTCCTGAAGGAAATCCAAGTCACTCAGGAAACACCTGAGACGGTGACCTTTGATGTGGAATTGTATGAGGGCCAAACCCCCTTATTCCGCTGGGTGAATGCCGAGCTGGATCACGAAGCCGACGCCTTTGCAGCCCTGCTCGAAGAACGATTTCAAGAACCCCGCTTCCTGGCTGCGTGGCAAGAGATGCTATTCCCTGGCAAACCCAGAAAGCGTGTCTCCATCACACCGCTGCGTGGTCGCAATGGCTGGGACATCTTTCAACGGCACTATCAAGACCCTAACCTGAATCTGGCGGATGCGACGCTGGATAACCGCTACACCCAAGCGGCCTTGACCATGGCCAAAGATCCTGGTACTTCGCGCCAACTGGGAGATGCCCTAACGTATTATTATCACAACAACGGACCCTCCCTACAGCTTCATCAAGTCACGGTGGAAGGGCCCTTCAAGCTGGTGGACGGCCCTCAGGATCTGCAACGCCGCAACTGGCGTGAGTGGAACTTTGGCGTTCGGAAAAAAGGCGAAACGGATGAAGAGTTTGCAGATCGCGGTCTTCGACTCTTCCTCCCTCGGCTGTTCCGCCGTCCTGTTTCCGATGAGATTCGCCACAGTTATCTGGACATTGCCAAACAGCATTGGGCTGCGGGTCATCGCTTCGATGAAGGCATGCACCTCATGCTGCGCAGCACTCTGGTCTCTCCACGCTTCTTATATCGTGAAACCAATGCTGGTGAACTGGACATCTACGACCTCGCGAGCCGAGTGGCGTATTTCCTCACCCGCGATCCCCCCACCAGCGTCATCGTCCATCAAGCCCGCAGCGGCAAGCTGAAGGACCCCGCCGTCTATCGAGCCACTTTAGAGTCTCTCCTGCCGCGTTCCCCCGGCTCGCCCATGATCCGAGACTTCACCGAGCAGTGGCTGGACACCCGACTCCTGCCAGAGATCATGCCGGACGAGGTCTTTGGTTTCAGCGCCGAGGAGGTGGAACTGGCCAAAGCGGAAGTGGAGCATTTCTTCTTTACTCTTCTGACAGAGAACCGACCTCTACGGGATTTCATCGATCCCGATTTCATCACCACCTCCAAGCGCTTTGCCATGGAAAACTATGGCTACAAACTCACCGATGAGAAGCGGGCCAATCCTCGAAGCAACTACACGACGGAGCAGCGGAAGATTGAGCGTTTACCCATCGAGCGGGGCGGCGTCCGAGGTGGTTTGTTAGGCCAATCGGCCATTCTCATGGCCACTGCAAATGGCGTGGATACCCAGCCCGTGCTGCGCGGTGTCTGGGTTCTAAAGAACATCCTTGGCACGCCCCTTCCCCCCGTGCCAAACAATGTCCCAGCCCTCACTCCGGATACCCAAGGTGCCAAAACACCTCGCGAGCTTTTGGCAGCTCATACGAAATCTGCGAGTTGCCGCGCCTGCCATCAGCAGATTGACCCCATTGGTTTCGTGCTCGAGAACTTCAACCCCGTTGGCGGTTGGCGTGATCAATGGCCCGCCATCAAGGTCAAAATTGATCCCTCGGGGGTGTTGCCAGATGGCACCCGCATCACTGGATATCCTGACCTGAAACGCTGGATTGCTCAGAACATCACCGTCTTTGGTCAGTGCCTCGCCGAGAAGCTGATGATCTATGCCACAGGCCGCCTCCCCAGCTATGCGGAACGACAAGAGCTCAAACAGATCGTCACCCAAATCGAACAGGACAAAGGTGGCTTCCGCGATCTGCTGCTCGCTCTGATGGAGAGCAAGACCTTCAGGACTCGCTAA
- a CDS encoding DUF1552 domain-containing protein, translating to MSRSSLSSASGLGRRHFLRSASALIALPALEALGGTQSLASEATKASARAGTTSAVAHGAKNFVAIGSYLGWHQPAFFPKDVGRDYTMPETLKPLTPFREAFTVFSGLDHRAANGHKAWPNFLSGNTPGAYSLDQQIADQLGGKSRFASLELATGMGEGAKSMSFTQQGVGLPTIIRPSVLYRQLFASQASRERTEYLLKSGQSALDSVREDAKRLQASLPQRDKDKLDEFFDSFRTVEKKMGRQLAVLDEPVPEPDYKLPSYDPITPNLQMEAGTIMYDLMTLALETGSTRVMSLFLDGLGQVFAIHGEVLKAGYHALSHHGNDPEMIRDLISIERAHMECFAGFLRQLSEKKNPEGKSLLDDTVILVGTGMGDASRHSNANLPILVAGGGFKHGQHLAIDAKAKDAPLLGDLYITLKQRLGLESDTFSNASRNLNHLFS from the coding sequence ATGTCCCGATCTTCTTTGTCATCGGCGTCCGGTCTTGGACGTCGTCATTTTCTGCGCAGTGCTTCGGCCCTGATTGCATTGCCTGCCCTGGAGGCTCTCGGGGGAACACAATCGTTGGCAAGCGAAGCGACGAAAGCCTCGGCCCGAGCGGGGACAACCTCCGCCGTCGCCCATGGAGCGAAGAACTTTGTGGCCATCGGTTCTTATCTGGGTTGGCATCAGCCGGCGTTTTTTCCCAAGGACGTGGGGCGGGATTACACGATGCCGGAGACGCTGAAACCCCTGACACCGTTTCGGGAGGCCTTCACGGTTTTCTCAGGCCTGGATCACCGGGCCGCGAACGGTCATAAGGCTTGGCCAAATTTCCTCTCGGGCAACACCCCGGGAGCCTATTCTCTGGATCAACAAATCGCCGATCAGCTCGGCGGCAAATCGCGATTTGCCTCTCTGGAACTCGCCACAGGCATGGGTGAGGGAGCCAAGTCGATGAGCTTTACCCAGCAAGGGGTAGGCCTCCCGACCATCATCCGCCCGAGCGTGCTCTACCGGCAGTTGTTCGCCTCTCAAGCCTCCCGCGAGCGCACGGAGTATCTGCTAAAAAGCGGCCAGAGTGCCTTGGACAGTGTGCGTGAGGACGCGAAACGACTCCAGGCCAGCCTCCCGCAACGGGACAAAGATAAATTGGACGAGTTTTTCGATTCCTTCCGCACGGTGGAAAAGAAGATGGGGCGTCAGCTGGCCGTGCTGGATGAACCAGTGCCGGAGCCGGACTACAAGCTGCCTAGCTACGATCCTATTACGCCGAATCTCCAGATGGAGGCGGGCACGATCATGTATGACCTGATGACGCTGGCTCTAGAGACGGGCTCCACGCGTGTGATGTCGCTTTTCCTCGATGGCCTGGGCCAAGTCTTCGCCATCCATGGGGAGGTGCTGAAGGCGGGTTACCATGCCCTTTCTCATCACGGCAACGATCCCGAAATGATCCGTGATTTGATCTCTATCGAGCGGGCTCACATGGAGTGTTTCGCAGGCTTCCTGCGCCAGCTCTCAGAGAAGAAGAACCCCGAAGGTAAGTCTCTCCTGGATGATACGGTCATCCTGGTGGGCACTGGCATGGGCGATGCCAGCCGCCACAGCAATGCGAACCTGCCCATCCTGGTGGCTGGCGGCGGTTTCAAACACGGGCAGCATCTCGCCATCGATGCCAAAGCCAAGGATGCGCCGCTGCTGGGCGATCTCTACATCACGCTGAAACAGCGGCTCGGCCTGGAGTCAGACACCTTCTCCAACGCCTCACGGAATCTCAACCATCTCTTCTCCTGA
- a CDS encoding TetR/AcrR family transcriptional regulator, whose product MKTPRSAQPRTSPRRSTKLKPRERLVTVASKLFYQHGLRATGIDWIIADAEVAKMSFYRHFPSKSHLIAEYLRLQHERWMKRLTMRMSLRQEQTAGAGGIEQLAEVLTAWFEEPDFRGCPFIKAQAEASAEDERVREMIRLHQRELESYLTDLLIQMGYASPRSTAISVLVILQGSIVQAQISGDALSAGEACGAVLRRLSRMARRIEEGEDDVAEHQLLLAL is encoded by the coding sequence ATGAAAACACCTCGTTCCGCGCAGCCCCGGACTTCGCCTCGACGTTCGACAAAACTTAAGCCTCGTGAACGGCTGGTGACCGTGGCCTCCAAGCTCTTTTACCAGCACGGTCTGCGGGCCACCGGGATTGATTGGATCATCGCCGATGCTGAGGTCGCGAAGATGTCGTTTTACCGGCATTTTCCTTCGAAGAGCCATCTCATTGCTGAGTATTTGCGGCTTCAGCATGAGCGTTGGATGAAACGTCTGACTATGAGGATGTCGCTCCGTCAGGAGCAGACTGCTGGGGCAGGGGGGATTGAGCAGTTGGCTGAAGTTCTCACGGCATGGTTTGAGGAGCCGGACTTCCGAGGCTGTCCGTTTATCAAAGCTCAGGCGGAAGCCAGCGCTGAGGATGAACGGGTGAGAGAGATGATCCGACTTCATCAGAGGGAACTTGAAAGCTACCTCACCGATTTATTGATTCAGATGGGGTATGCCAGCCCCCGAAGCACTGCTATTTCTGTGCTGGTGATTCTTCAGGGCAGTATTGTGCAGGCGCAGATTTCGGGAGATGCCCTCTCGGCGGGAGAAGCTTGCGGGGCTGTGCTGCGCAGACTGAGCCGCATGGCTCGTCGTATCGAGGAGGGGGAGGATGATGTGGCGGAGCATCAGTTGCTTTTGGCACTGTAG
- a CDS encoding dihydrodipicolinate synthase family protein, protein MLSHPIHGLVAATHTPFHTDGSLNLAVVEQQAAHLQRTGISAAFIGGTTGESHSLSLAERQALTERWMEVTRGSSLKVVVHVGANCLGDVADLAAQAQELGADAISALAPSYFKPRSVSALVECCAQITSAAPELPFFLYDIPSFTGISLSMPEFLTLGKEALPTLAGIKFTNPDGMMFQQCLHHSEGAFSILWGTDECLLAGLALGATGAVGSTYNFAAPIYQRITAAFERHDFATARAEQKRSVELVARLASIGYMSAAKAVMKMLGVDVGPARLPHGRLDAAQEKALQTDLEAMGFFEWVK, encoded by the coding sequence ATGCTCTCCCACCCTATCCATGGTCTTGTCGCGGCGACTCATACGCCCTTTCATACGGACGGTTCGTTGAATCTCGCTGTTGTCGAGCAGCAAGCCGCGCATCTACAGCGCACGGGCATTTCGGCAGCTTTCATTGGCGGAACGACAGGCGAGAGTCACTCTCTGAGCTTGGCGGAGCGGCAAGCCCTAACCGAACGTTGGATGGAGGTGACTCGTGGTAGCTCGCTCAAGGTCGTGGTGCATGTCGGTGCCAATTGTCTGGGAGATGTGGCTGATCTCGCCGCACAAGCCCAGGAACTGGGGGCGGATGCCATCAGTGCCTTGGCGCCGAGTTATTTTAAGCCACGTTCGGTTTCGGCCTTGGTGGAGTGCTGCGCGCAAATCACCTCAGCGGCACCTGAATTGCCCTTTTTCTTGTATGACATCCCGTCCTTTACCGGGATATCACTCTCCATGCCCGAGTTTCTCACTCTGGGTAAAGAAGCACTGCCGACGCTGGCGGGCATTAAGTTTACCAACCCTGATGGGATGATGTTTCAGCAGTGCCTGCATCATAGCGAGGGCGCGTTTTCGATCTTGTGGGGCACGGATGAGTGCTTGTTAGCCGGGTTGGCTCTGGGAGCTACGGGTGCTGTCGGAAGCACCTACAATTTTGCCGCACCGATCTACCAACGGATCACCGCAGCCTTTGAGAGGCATGATTTCGCCACCGCCCGTGCTGAACAAAAACGCTCGGTCGAGCTCGTGGCTCGGCTAGCCTCCATCGGTTACATGAGTGCGGCCAAGGCGGTGATGAAAATGCTTGGCGTCGATGTCGGCCCAGCCCGCTTACCTCATGGTAGGCTGGACGCTGCTCAGGAGAAAGCTTTGCAAACTGACCTGGAAGCCATGGGCTTTTTCGAGTGGGTGAAGTGA
- a CDS encoding sialidase family protein: MKSFSLRACFIVVASASASLLQGEGDPVLHVQTLDLAAQTQRQVQVDREAGQYLGHPTTVLLEDGRTMLCVYPKGHGKGGIVYKRSLDAGLTWSERLPTPENWSTSKEVPTLHRVVDAAGKKRLIMWSGLYPARLAVSEDDGSTWSDLKPVGDWGGIVVMGFTEPLKTPGRYLAMFHDDGRYFSTENTHRKPPLFTLYKVFSDDGGLTWGKPEAVYENDAVNLCEPGFIRSPDGQEIAVLLRENARAKNAHIIFSRDEGQTWTTPRELPDSLNGDRHTGKYTADGRLWISFRSVAPKGKNTPYQGDWVAWVGRYEDLAQGKPGQYQVRLMDNTKGADCAYPGVEVLPDDTIVTTTYGHWTEGEMPYIMSVRLKLSELDAMAK; the protein is encoded by the coding sequence ATGAAGTCTTTTAGCCTTCGGGCCTGCTTTATTGTCGTAGCCTCCGCTTCCGCCTCGCTCCTTCAAGGCGAGGGGGACCCGGTGCTTCACGTCCAGACACTGGATCTTGCCGCTCAAACCCAGAGACAGGTGCAGGTGGATCGGGAGGCGGGTCAATATCTGGGGCACCCCACGACGGTGTTGTTGGAGGATGGCCGGACGATGCTGTGTGTCTATCCGAAGGGACATGGCAAAGGCGGCATCGTTTACAAACGCAGCCTTGATGCAGGTCTCACCTGGAGTGAGCGTCTGCCCACTCCAGAAAATTGGTCCACCTCCAAGGAAGTGCCGACGCTGCATCGGGTGGTGGATGCGGCAGGGAAAAAGCGCCTCATCATGTGGAGCGGACTCTACCCTGCACGACTCGCGGTCTCTGAAGATGATGGCAGCACCTGGAGTGACCTCAAGCCCGTGGGAGACTGGGGAGGCATCGTGGTCATGGGCTTCACCGAACCCCTGAAGACCCCTGGGCGCTATCTGGCCATGTTTCATGATGACGGACGCTATTTCAGCACTGAGAACACGCATCGTAAGCCGCCTCTGTTCACGCTCTACAAGGTTTTCTCTGACGATGGCGGTTTGACCTGGGGTAAACCGGAAGCCGTGTATGAAAACGATGCGGTCAACCTCTGCGAGCCTGGTTTCATCCGCTCACCGGATGGTCAAGAAATCGCAGTATTGCTGCGGGAAAATGCACGTGCAAAAAACGCACACATCATTTTCAGTCGGGATGAAGGCCAGACTTGGACGACGCCTCGTGAACTGCCGGACAGCCTGAATGGGGACCGTCACACAGGTAAATACACAGCTGACGGTCGCCTCTGGATCTCCTTCCGTAGCGTCGCCCCGAAAGGCAAAAACACGCCTTATCAGGGAGACTGGGTGGCCTGGGTCGGCCGGTATGAAGATCTGGCTCAGGGCAAGCCCGGCCAGTATCAGGTGCGGCTCATGGACAATACCAAGGGGGCGGATTGCGCCTATCCGGGAGTCGAGGTGCTGCCAGATGACACCATTGTCACGACGACCTACGGCCACTGGACCGAGGGAGAGATGCCTTACATCATGAGCGTGCGCCTGAAACTCAGCGAGCTGGATGCCATGGCGAAGTGA
- a CDS encoding polysaccharide deacetylase family protein, producing MTFKRMYLSIWLGVLMGSASCSSTDKKPDDLAEVRKATPMVDPVLQDNPLARRLNNPSSMPTVPPAGAKISYSQVNITEKVLAMTFDDGPHPTLTPKLLDILKARNIKCTFFVIGKSAKAYPNIIKRMIAEGHEVANHTWTHASLTSRSDAQIRNELQMSEDALVAVANYRPHLIRPPYGAINTRIKQLMFSEFGYSTILWSVDPQDWRRPGVSVVTSRLVNGAHPGAIMLAHDIHPPTIEAMPSMFDQLLAKGYQFVTVSQLLNMEKANMPVGVVIRPAVPVDSKDPTPLPQ from the coding sequence GTGACTTTCAAACGCATGTATCTCAGTATTTGGCTTGGTGTTCTCATGGGCAGCGCGAGCTGCAGTTCCACGGATAAAAAGCCAGATGATCTCGCCGAAGTCAGAAAGGCCACACCGATGGTGGATCCGGTGCTTCAAGACAACCCCCTCGCTCGCCGCCTGAATAACCCCTCCTCCATGCCTACCGTGCCGCCGGCTGGAGCCAAGATCAGTTATTCGCAGGTCAATATCACCGAGAAGGTGCTGGCCATGACCTTTGATGACGGCCCGCATCCGACCCTGACCCCGAAGCTGCTGGACATCCTGAAGGCCCGTAACATCAAGTGCACCTTCTTTGTGATCGGTAAAAGCGCCAAAGCCTACCCCAATATCATCAAGCGCATGATCGCTGAAGGGCATGAGGTGGCTAACCACACCTGGACCCATGCCAGCCTGACCAGCCGCTCAGATGCCCAGATCCGCAATGAGCTGCAGATGAGCGAAGACGCTCTCGTGGCGGTGGCCAATTACCGCCCGCACCTCATCCGCCCGCCGTATGGTGCCATCAATACCCGCATCAAGCAGCTTATGTTCTCGGAGTTCGGTTACTCCACCATTCTCTGGTCGGTTGATCCGCAAGATTGGCGTCGCCCAGGTGTCTCTGTCGTGACCAGCCGCCTCGTCAATGGCGCGCATCCTGGGGCCATTATGCTGGCTCACGATATCCATCCGCCCACGATTGAGGCGATGCCTTCGATGTTCGACCAATTGCTGGCCAAGGGATATCAGTTCGTCACGGTTAGCCAACTTCTCAATATGGAGAAGGCTAACATGCCCGTAGGTGTGGTCATCCGCCCTGCTGTGCCAGTGGATTCCAAGGATCCAACTCCCTTGCCTCAGTAA
- a CDS encoding dynamin family protein, whose translation MIGDEYFQLRTRLSSELHALAEAIRDAGGDTEAIAITENLIASLKDPFVFVVVGEVNVGKSTFLNALFGQDFSRTGVMPTTDKIYFFKHGPRHEIVPITPTLDEVHVPLDLLKDFHIVDTPGTNSIEDEHQEITERFVPIADLVIFVFSAMNPWGASAWQFLDKVHRHWMRHVIFVLQQCDLRTQEEISVITDYMGQLSRQRYGQDFPLFAVSGRDASLARRAPEGGERQRLLEESGFLALEQHVSTLVGKNAARLNKLSSTVRMARQLLNHLRENLEQQIQLVQQTAGLIQEFLTEREMQVDRTLKKILPALDATERDYHESCVRVADMADDVLSTSQAFKKGPGEEEEIKPESLDHRLFQDLQHRSGDRWRQVGIILEEDYLQYDRFLHVQGRGSLFPSDAPLPAETDPDIRRLFAVHIDSTIRRFVLGLKLDEAIEPGLLRARKRARWVPWLILPVITAVAIAWYFDGPIGAAITGAGGLLLLGFALLITQTTLNSTRAQLADRLETSTVKLREMLQTQVHHDVSTLFGRFLPLLEPAKEDAQAREQYLLAQRDRLQTLSESLHAFQHELVR comes from the coding sequence ATGATCGGCGACGAGTATTTCCAGCTTCGCACACGCCTCAGTTCGGAGCTACATGCTCTGGCTGAGGCCATTCGTGATGCCGGTGGGGATACGGAAGCCATCGCCATCACGGAAAATCTCATTGCCAGTCTGAAGGACCCCTTCGTCTTTGTCGTGGTGGGGGAGGTCAATGTGGGCAAGTCCACGTTTTTGAATGCCCTTTTTGGGCAGGATTTTTCTCGGACAGGCGTCATGCCCACCACGGATAAGATCTACTTTTTCAAACACGGTCCCCGTCATGAGATCGTGCCCATCACGCCGACTCTGGACGAGGTGCACGTTCCGTTGGACCTGCTGAAGGATTTCCACATCGTCGATACCCCGGGGACCAACTCCATTGAAGATGAGCATCAGGAAATCACCGAGCGGTTTGTTCCCATCGCAGATTTAGTCATCTTCGTTTTCAGCGCCATGAATCCCTGGGGCGCTTCGGCTTGGCAATTCCTGGACAAAGTTCACCGCCACTGGATGCGCCATGTCATCTTCGTCCTTCAGCAGTGTGATTTGCGCACCCAGGAGGAAATTTCAGTCATTACGGACTACATGGGGCAGCTCTCCAGGCAGCGTTACGGACAGGATTTTCCACTGTTCGCCGTGTCGGGCCGAGATGCCAGCCTCGCACGTCGAGCGCCTGAAGGAGGAGAGCGGCAGCGCCTCCTCGAAGAGAGCGGTTTCTTGGCCTTGGAACAGCACGTGTCCACGCTGGTGGGAAAAAACGCCGCCCGACTTAACAAGCTTTCGAGCACTGTGCGTATGGCGCGACAATTGCTCAACCATCTACGGGAGAACCTCGAACAACAGATCCAACTGGTGCAGCAGACTGCGGGACTGATTCAGGAGTTCCTCACGGAACGGGAAATGCAGGTCGATCGCACCCTGAAGAAAATTCTTCCTGCCCTGGACGCAACCGAACGAGACTATCATGAATCTTGTGTGCGCGTGGCCGACATGGCGGATGACGTCCTCTCCACCAGTCAGGCCTTCAAGAAAGGGCCGGGCGAGGAGGAGGAAATCAAGCCCGAGAGTCTGGACCATCGTCTCTTTCAGGATCTCCAGCATCGCAGTGGAGACAGGTGGCGCCAGGTTGGCATCATCCTGGAGGAAGACTACCTGCAATACGATCGCTTCCTGCATGTGCAGGGGCGCGGCAGTCTGTTCCCATCAGACGCTCCATTACCCGCCGAGACAGACCCAGATATCCGTCGTCTCTTCGCTGTGCACATCGATAGCACCATCCGCCGCTTCGTGCTTGGGCTGAAGCTCGATGAAGCCATCGAACCCGGTCTGCTGCGGGCGCGCAAACGCGCTCGTTGGGTGCCTTGGCTAATTCTTCCCGTCATTACCGCCGTCGCCATCGCGTGGTATTTTGATGGGCCCATCGGTGCCGCCATCACGGGGGCCGGAGGGCTGCTCTTGCTGGGATTTGCTCTTCTCATCACTCAGACCACGCTGAACTCCACCCGTGCTCAGTTAGCAGATCGTCTGGAGACCTCGACGGTCAAGCTACGCGAGATGCTTCAGACCCAGGTGCATCATGATGTCTCCACCCTCTTTGGCAGGTTTCTACCTTTGCTAGAACCTGCCAAGGAAGATGCTCAAGCTCGCGAGCAATACCTGCTCGCTCAAAGAGATCGCCTCCAGACCCTCTCTGAATCCCTCCATGCCTTCCAGCATGAGTTGGTCAGGTGA
- a CDS encoding metallophosphoesterase family protein, with protein MKTILPTFILLGLIVILTHGQEGGGQERGGRGAGPGGQVEPAVVPSYLFNLWLCRPGADQITVSVVAWQPLEAFIEYDSPARQTAALKLEPGQPHGFVLDQLKPDSLYSYHLVYRAADGVAVSDEERQFRTQRQPGHSFTFAIQADSHLDVSTDVRVYRQTLANIRQDQPDFMIDLGDTTMVDKFGSFYTRAESQYKAQRYYLGQVAHSVPLFMVLGNHDGERGDRPEMAEWSLTQRKKWFPNPQPGSIYTGNPEPKENWYAWEWGDALFIVLDPFWETTQRRSDDPWSMTLGKRQYQWLDQTLANSRAKQKLVFIHHLVGGLGRDVRGGAKTAAYMEWGGLDANGSNGFSQNRPDWSLPIHALLVKYGVKIVFHGHDHLYVKEERDGIIYQEVPQPGHPSGGTRSAEEYGYSGIIHGSSGHLRVTVRLDGGQVDYVRSQVSGVTRNDTANGTIESSYSF; from the coding sequence ATGAAAACGATACTACCAACATTCATTTTGTTAGGCTTGATTGTGATCCTCACCCATGGTCAAGAAGGTGGTGGCCAAGAGCGTGGTGGTCGAGGAGCAGGCCCGGGAGGGCAGGTCGAACCCGCCGTAGTCCCTTCCTATCTGTTTAACCTTTGGCTCTGCCGCCCTGGCGCGGATCAAATCACGGTCAGTGTCGTTGCTTGGCAACCCTTGGAAGCGTTCATCGAATACGATTCCCCTGCACGACAAACTGCGGCACTCAAACTCGAGCCGGGCCAGCCTCACGGCTTTGTTTTGGATCAACTCAAGCCCGATTCTCTCTACTCCTATCATCTTGTCTATCGTGCGGCCGATGGAGTCGCCGTCTCCGATGAGGAGCGTCAATTCCGCACTCAGCGTCAACCTGGACACAGCTTTACTTTTGCGATCCAGGCCGATTCACATCTGGACGTGAGCACGGATGTGCGTGTTTATCGCCAGACCTTGGCCAATATTCGTCAAGATCAGCCAGACTTCATGATCGATTTGGGAGATACGACCATGGTGGACAAGTTTGGCAGCTTTTACACCCGCGCCGAATCTCAATACAAAGCCCAACGTTATTACCTGGGACAGGTGGCCCATAGTGTGCCGCTTTTTATGGTGCTGGGAAACCACGACGGCGAGCGAGGAGATCGACCTGAGATGGCTGAATGGTCATTAACCCAGCGCAAAAAGTGGTTCCCGAATCCTCAGCCTGGAAGCATCTACACAGGCAACCCTGAGCCGAAGGAAAACTGGTATGCCTGGGAGTGGGGAGATGCCCTTTTCATCGTTTTGGATCCCTTCTGGGAGACGACACAGCGCCGGAGTGATGATCCCTGGAGCATGACCTTGGGCAAAAGACAATATCAGTGGTTAGACCAAACCTTAGCCAACAGCCGTGCCAAGCAAAAGTTGGTGTTCATCCATCACCTCGTGGGCGGCCTTGGCCGAGATGTTCGCGGCGGTGCCAAAACAGCCGCCTATATGGAATGGGGGGGACTCGATGCCAACGGCAGCAACGGTTTTTCCCAGAATCGTCCTGATTGGTCTCTACCGATCCATGCGCTGCTGGTTAAATATGGTGTCAAAATCGTCTTTCACGGTCATGATCACCTCTACGTGAAAGAGGAACGGGACGGCATCATTTACCAGGAAGTGCCGCAACCTGGACACCCCAGCGGAGGCACCCGCAGTGCCGAAGAATATGGTTACTCTGGCATTATCCACGGCAGCAGCGGCCACCTGCGCGTCACCGTGCGTCTCGATGGCGGTCAAGTGGACTACGTCAGAAGCCAAGTTTCCGGAGTCACCCGGAACGATACCGCCAATGGTACCATTGAGTCCAGCTACAGCTTTTGA